In the Ochrobactrum sp. Marseille-Q0166 genome, one interval contains:
- a CDS encoding NAD(P)-dependent oxidoreductase produces MTRQIAFLGTGLMGAPMVRRLLGAGFQVSVWNRDLSKAEALLKDGAKVAATPLQAVAKADIVFTMLSDGKAVGSVLFDNGVASALKVGTIVIDTSSIAPPTAREHSQQLKEMGIHHIDCPVSGGTVGAEAGTLALMAGGDEKSVHELADVFAALGRVTYVGPSGAGQICKLANQQIVAITIGAIAEAMVLVEAGGADRGKFRDAIRGGFAESRILELHGRRMVDRLFQPGGPSRLQLKDLDAVAYMAEQFSLQLPLTEQVRDEFRSFVEAGNGDADHSALLLHMEKINNRQYGKSIDQ; encoded by the coding sequence GTGACACGTCAAATAGCGTTTCTTGGAACGGGACTGATGGGCGCTCCAATGGTGCGCCGACTGCTGGGAGCTGGATTTCAAGTTTCTGTGTGGAACCGCGATCTATCAAAAGCGGAAGCGTTATTGAAAGATGGAGCAAAAGTGGCTGCCACCCCTCTGCAGGCCGTCGCAAAGGCCGATATCGTCTTTACAATGTTATCTGATGGCAAGGCAGTTGGTTCAGTTTTATTCGATAATGGTGTGGCATCAGCGTTGAAAGTTGGCACAATTGTTATCGATACATCGTCAATTGCTCCCCCCACAGCGCGCGAGCATTCTCAACAATTGAAAGAAATGGGTATTCACCATATCGACTGCCCAGTTTCGGGCGGCACTGTGGGAGCGGAAGCTGGCACGCTGGCGCTTATGGCTGGTGGTGATGAGAAATCTGTTCACGAATTGGCGGATGTTTTTGCAGCGTTGGGGCGTGTCACATATGTTGGCCCATCGGGGGCTGGACAGATTTGCAAGCTCGCCAATCAACAGATTGTCGCGATTACGATTGGTGCTATTGCTGAAGCTATGGTGCTTGTTGAAGCCGGAGGAGCTGATCGAGGCAAATTTCGTGATGCGATACGAGGAGGCTTTGCAGAGAGCCGTATATTAGAATTACACGGACGTCGTATGGTTGATCGTCTGTTTCAGCCTGGTGGTCCGTCACGTTTGCAGTTGAAAGATCTCGACGCGGTGGCTTATATGGCGGAGCAGTTTTCTCTTCAACTTCCATTAACTGAACAAGTGCGCGATGAATTCCGCTCGTTTGTTGAAGCCGGTAATGGTGATGCCGATCATTCTGCGCTGCTGCTGCATATGGAGAAGATCAACAACCGTCAGTATGGGAAATCGATTGATCAGTGA
- the denD gene encoding D-erythronate dehydrogenase, which yields MHILIIGAAGMVGRKLCERLAKDGMLGSRHVGALTLFDVVDPQVPVEFTGKLVLETGDLSAPGVAEKLIDQRPDVIFHLAAIVSGEAELDFDKGYRINLDGTRFLFDAVRSAHDKDGYYPRIVFTSSIAVFGAPFPFSIPDDYHLTPLTSYGTQKAICELLLSDYSRRGYFDGIGIRLPTICIRPGQPNAAASGFFSSILREPLVGKEAILPVSDDVRHWHTSPRSAVGFLMHGATIDLQRLGSNRNLSMPGLSVTVGEQIEALRRVAGDKAVALIRQKPDDMIMRICAGWAPGFEAKRAIELGFTAEASFDEIIKAHIEDELGGSR from the coding sequence ATGCACATTTTAATTATCGGGGCTGCTGGTATGGTTGGTCGCAAGCTATGCGAGCGATTGGCTAAAGATGGAATGCTTGGCAGTCGGCACGTGGGAGCACTGACACTTTTTGATGTCGTTGATCCGCAGGTTCCCGTAGAATTCACCGGAAAATTAGTGTTGGAGACCGGGGATTTATCTGCTCCCGGTGTAGCTGAAAAGCTGATCGATCAACGCCCTGATGTCATTTTTCATCTGGCAGCAATTGTATCGGGCGAGGCTGAGCTCGATTTTGATAAGGGCTATCGGATCAATCTCGACGGAACGCGCTTTCTTTTTGATGCTGTTCGGAGCGCCCATGACAAAGATGGTTATTATCCGCGTATCGTGTTCACATCATCGATCGCAGTTTTTGGCGCCCCTTTCCCTTTCTCTATTCCTGACGACTACCACCTGACACCGCTCACTAGCTATGGGACGCAGAAAGCTATCTGCGAACTGCTGTTATCGGATTATTCTCGGCGCGGATACTTTGACGGCATAGGCATTCGTCTGCCAACCATTTGCATCAGACCAGGGCAACCAAATGCAGCGGCATCAGGTTTCTTCTCAAGTATTCTACGAGAACCGCTGGTAGGAAAAGAGGCGATCTTGCCCGTATCCGACGATGTTCGCCATTGGCATACTTCTCCTCGGTCTGCTGTGGGCTTTTTGATGCATGGTGCAACCATAGATCTTCAGCGCTTGGGGTCAAATCGTAATCTCTCCATGCCCGGACTTTCAGTTACCGTTGGTGAGCAAATTGAAGCTTTGCGGCGCGTTGCCGGTGATAAAGCCGTCGCGCTCATTCGGCAGAAGCCGGATGACATGATTATGCGTATATGTGCGGGATGGGCGCCGGGCTTTGAGGCCAAACGCGCAATTGAATTGGGTTTTACGGCGGAAGCTTCTTTCGATGAGATCATCAAAGCTCACATAGAAGACGAATTGGGAGGTTCGCGGTGA
- a CDS encoding DMT family transporter, producing the protein MLLGMLMFALNDAMGKWLVASYSVGQVILIRSTAALLVLAPFLWRAGLKPILKAEKPIMQAARVFFSTVEVFAFYYAVMYLPLADVMTYWLAAPIYVAAASPFLLGEEVGWRRWTAIAIGFIGVMIALNPSSAMFTAPAIISIFGTAAFAFMMISGRSLRNTPDKTLVFFQLIGALIAGLVFAPFDWRPMGGSTEFVLMLLLGVVSMSAHMLVNRSLKISDAATVAPLQYTLLLWAVLFGWLFFGDVPKAEMIMGAALIVGSGLFIFFREQKIKQKN; encoded by the coding sequence ATGCTGCTTGGAATGCTGATGTTCGCTTTGAACGATGCTATGGGTAAGTGGCTTGTTGCCAGCTATAGTGTGGGTCAGGTTATTTTGATCCGCAGTACTGCTGCACTTCTGGTTCTGGCCCCTTTCCTTTGGCGTGCAGGATTGAAGCCGATCCTCAAAGCTGAAAAGCCTATTATGCAGGCTGCGCGTGTTTTCTTTTCAACCGTTGAAGTCTTCGCGTTTTATTATGCGGTGATGTATCTACCACTTGCTGATGTTATGACATATTGGCTTGCGGCGCCAATTTATGTGGCTGCTGCATCACCATTCCTGCTCGGTGAGGAGGTGGGTTGGCGGCGTTGGACCGCTATAGCTATAGGTTTTATAGGTGTGATGATTGCGCTTAACCCATCCAGCGCGATGTTCACTGCTCCAGCGATTATTTCAATTTTTGGCACAGCTGCTTTTGCGTTCATGATGATTTCAGGAAGAAGTCTGAGAAACACACCGGATAAAACCTTGGTCTTTTTTCAGTTGATCGGTGCTTTGATAGCAGGACTGGTTTTTGCACCTTTTGATTGGCGACCGATGGGAGGTTCTACGGAGTTTGTGCTAATGCTGCTTTTAGGAGTAGTGTCTATGTCCGCACATATGCTGGTTAATCGTTCACTGAAAATTTCTGATGCGGCAACAGTTGCACCTCTTCAGTACACCCTTCTGCTCTGGGCCGTGCTATTTGGATGGTTGTTCTTTGGAGACGTACCTAAAGCCGAAATGATTATGGGTGCGGCACTTATCGTCGGGTCAGGTCTGTTTATTTTCTTTCGCGAACAGAAGATCAAACAGAAAAATTAA
- a CDS encoding LacI family DNA-binding transcriptional regulator — protein sequence MRDVSRLAGISQMTVSRVIANPELVSEATRKRVMEAIEQLSYVPDRVAGSLSSRRTNFITAILPTLTNSNFADTAQGLAKSLLSKGYQLLIGFTIYKLQEEERIIRAMLERRPDAIVVAGTIHTKAATELLLRADIPIVEIWGKPDQPINHSVGFSNYEVGRAAARHLLSLGHQKIGAIGSRTDADAIDLRGESRLMGFASALREAGVSDQLIIREGTAPVSHDHGARTLSILLEQAPDVEAVFAVSDISAFGAVMECHRRGINVPQQISIMGFGDFDIARQCVPAMTTLRVDAVGIGTKTGELLLNLFEKSETDEKPTLPFRLDVGFELIERQTTKAKI from the coding sequence ATGCGGGACGTTTCGCGTCTTGCAGGCATATCGCAAATGACGGTTTCGAGGGTTATTGCAAATCCTGAACTTGTATCCGAAGCGACCCGCAAACGTGTCATGGAAGCGATTGAGCAATTAAGCTACGTGCCAGATCGTGTCGCTGGCAGCCTTTCTTCCCGGCGCACTAATTTCATCACAGCTATTCTGCCAACATTGACGAACTCTAACTTCGCAGATACCGCGCAAGGGCTCGCAAAATCGTTGCTCTCAAAGGGCTATCAGCTGTTGATCGGCTTTACGATATATAAGCTTCAGGAAGAGGAGCGTATCATCCGTGCAATGCTGGAACGGCGCCCTGACGCAATTGTTGTCGCAGGAACTATCCATACAAAAGCCGCAACGGAATTACTTCTCCGGGCCGATATTCCTATTGTCGAAATATGGGGTAAACCCGACCAACCGATCAATCATTCCGTAGGCTTTTCTAATTATGAAGTCGGGCGCGCTGCGGCGCGCCACCTTTTGTCACTTGGACACCAGAAGATCGGTGCCATCGGTTCTCGAACAGATGCTGATGCCATAGATTTACGCGGTGAGAGTCGATTGATGGGCTTTGCTTCAGCATTGAGGGAGGCAGGCGTCAGCGATCAGCTGATCATACGCGAAGGTACCGCGCCTGTGTCTCACGATCATGGCGCAAGAACTCTTTCCATTTTATTAGAACAAGCTCCTGACGTAGAAGCTGTTTTCGCTGTATCGGACATATCAGCTTTTGGTGCAGTTATGGAGTGCCATCGCCGAGGAATTAATGTACCGCAGCAAATATCAATTATGGGTTTTGGGGATTTCGATATTGCCCGTCAATGTGTTCCGGCAATGACCACATTGCGTGTCGATGCTGTCGGAATTGGCACGAAAACAGGCGAATTGCTGCTCAATTTGTTTGAAAAAAGCGAAACAGATGAGAAGCCAACCTTACCCTTTCGCCTTGATGTCGGTTTCGAACTGATCGAACGACAAACAACAAAAGCAAAAATATAG
- the lpxK gene encoding tetraacyldisaccharide 4'-kinase: MVREAPTFWWEKPGWRAHSLAPASWVYGAIAGRRLLRTEPPRIAVPVLCIGNFTVGGAGKTPTAIAFAKAVKERGFSPGIVSRGYGGDYKGIHIVDPLNDSARHVGDEPLLLARHAPVALCPDRLKSAHELIRRGCDFIIMDDGFQSARLHVDFALLVVDASRGIGNGKVIPAGPLRAPLTDQMRKTSALLRIGKGDAADFVVRQAARAARPIFDAQLLPSSRSTVKGNRWLAFAGIGNPEKFYASVREAGGDVIETRSFADHYAYSTSDVVGLQDRAKQLGVGLITTAKDQVRLTTMQNLPKAFVKELAVLDVELNFEREDAVGLIMSSTIEHFKMRQPSQI, translated from the coding sequence ATGGTGAGAGAGGCGCCGACCTTCTGGTGGGAAAAACCTGGTTGGCGTGCACATAGCCTTGCGCCGGCTTCCTGGGTTTACGGAGCGATTGCAGGTCGCAGACTTCTTAGAACTGAACCACCAAGGATCGCAGTGCCGGTATTGTGCATTGGCAATTTTACGGTCGGTGGTGCGGGCAAGACACCAACGGCAATTGCTTTTGCTAAAGCTGTAAAAGAAAGAGGTTTTAGCCCGGGTATCGTTTCACGCGGTTATGGTGGCGATTACAAAGGGATACACATTGTGGATCCTTTAAATGACAGTGCGCGGCATGTCGGTGATGAGCCGCTTTTACTGGCACGTCATGCGCCGGTTGCACTTTGTCCGGATCGACTCAAGTCAGCACATGAGTTAATCCGGCGTGGCTGTGATTTCATCATCATGGATGATGGCTTTCAAAGCGCGCGATTGCATGTGGATTTCGCGCTGTTGGTCGTCGATGCCTCGCGCGGGATCGGCAATGGCAAGGTCATTCCGGCAGGTCCATTGCGGGCGCCTTTGACAGATCAGATGCGCAAGACCAGTGCTCTATTACGGATAGGGAAGGGAGACGCAGCCGATTTTGTTGTGAGGCAAGCGGCCCGAGCTGCGCGGCCGATATTCGATGCGCAATTACTCCCTTCTTCGCGGTCAACAGTCAAAGGAAACAGATGGTTGGCATTTGCAGGCATTGGTAACCCGGAAAAATTTTACGCCAGCGTAAGAGAGGCGGGTGGAGACGTGATTGAAACGAGATCTTTTGCTGATCATTATGCTTATTCGACAAGTGATGTCGTCGGTTTGCAGGATCGGGCCAAACAATTGGGAGTCGGTTTGATCACAACTGCCAAGGATCAAGTGCGTTTAACTACCATGCAAAATTTGCCGAAAGCTTTTGTTAAAGAGCTGGCTGTTCTCGATGTTGAGCTGAACTTTGAACGCGAAGATGCTGTCGGTCTCATCATGAGCAGTACCATTGAGCATTTTAAGATGCGGCAGCCGTCGCAAATTTAA
- the waaA gene encoding lipid IV(A) 3-deoxy-D-manno-octulosonic acid transferase, with translation MSERWARNMLSAYRMLGSAVYPFIGTYISYRASRGKEERTRRSERYGKTGIARPQGPVIWAHAASVGESVAMAPLIESIAATGIHIVMTTGTVTSAKLVADQLGNQVIHQYAPLDLQPAVNNFLDHWKPDLVIGCESEIWPATVLSLGTRHIPQVLVNGRLSDRSFAAWQKRPELAEALFENFAHVIAQSELDGDRFRTLGARPVSVSGNLKVDTAPAPADPQALATLQHQIGERRTWAAISTHDGEEEIAAEVHQMLKVRYPRLLTIIVPRHPNRAEAIENMLAEKGLKVAARSRGDVIDPDTDVLLGDTIGEMGLYLQLTEVAFIGNSLTKEGGHNPLEPAMMGTAVLTGKNVQNFRESFQRLIKNGGARVVKDRNMLAGAINFLFNNPEHLKTMIRAGADTVKDMRGALNRTLNSLEPFIQPLVLQAQLPGNRNEAAFIHGGI, from the coding sequence ATGAGTGAACGATGGGCGCGAAATATGTTGTCGGCCTATCGCATGCTCGGCTCCGCCGTTTACCCTTTTATAGGGACTTATATTTCCTATCGTGCTTCACGTGGTAAGGAAGAACGCACACGCCGCAGCGAGCGCTATGGCAAGACCGGCATTGCTCGTCCGCAAGGGCCGGTTATCTGGGCTCATGCCGCAAGTGTGGGTGAATCGGTTGCTATGGCACCGCTGATCGAAAGCATCGCTGCAACCGGCATCCATATCGTCATGACCACCGGGACTGTAACATCGGCGAAGCTGGTTGCTGATCAGCTGGGAAATCAAGTCATCCATCAATATGCGCCGCTCGACCTGCAACCGGCAGTGAATAATTTCCTCGATCACTGGAAGCCGGACCTGGTGATTGGCTGTGAATCTGAAATCTGGCCTGCGACAGTGCTGTCACTCGGCACACGCCATATACCCCAGGTTCTGGTTAATGGCCGTCTTTCCGATCGCTCCTTCGCCGCATGGCAAAAGCGGCCTGAGCTTGCCGAGGCACTATTTGAGAATTTTGCACATGTGATCGCTCAATCTGAGCTCGATGGTGACAGGTTTCGCACACTTGGCGCTCGGCCTGTCAGTGTCTCCGGCAACCTCAAGGTCGATACTGCGCCTGCTCCTGCCGACCCGCAAGCGCTTGCCACACTTCAGCACCAGATTGGGGAACGTCGCACCTGGGCAGCCATATCGACCCATGACGGTGAAGAAGAAATCGCTGCTGAAGTACATCAGATGCTGAAAGTGCGTTATCCGCGTCTTCTGACGATCATCGTGCCACGTCACCCAAATCGCGCAGAAGCCATTGAAAATATGCTGGCCGAAAAGGGATTGAAGGTTGCAGCGCGAAGCCGCGGCGATGTTATCGACCCAGACACTGATGTGCTGCTGGGCGATACGATTGGCGAAATGGGGCTTTATCTGCAGCTCACTGAAGTGGCGTTCATCGGTAATTCGCTGACCAAAGAAGGCGGCCACAATCCGCTCGAGCCAGCAATGATGGGGACAGCTGTTCTTACCGGAAAGAATGTTCAGAATTTCCGTGAATCTTTCCAACGGCTTATCAAAAATGGTGGTGCGCGCGTTGTTAAGGATCGAAACATGCTCGCAGGCGCGATCAATTTTCTCTTTAACAATCCAGAGCATCTCAAAACGATGATCCGTGCTGGCGCTGATACAGTTAAAGATATGCGTGGCGCACTTAACCGGACGTTGAATTCGCTTGAGCCATTTATACAGCCGCTGGTGTTGCAGGCCCAGTTACCGGGAAATCGTAATGAGGCCGCCTTTATCCATGGCGGCATCTGA
- a CDS encoding lysophospholipid acyltransferase family protein, translating into MSASRDRSDGFAKRLWRRIRGPLARSALVKSALVQLIAGYLKFVRLTNPPRTGSADIKVLLRENNPSIITFWHGQHIMAPVVRPHDLSVVAMFSRSADAELNARIAEKFGFITVRGSGGRSEGNSAKKGGARALLTLKSALKKGQSASMIADIAHGTAREAGEGIILLAKLSGRPILPFAYAFSRNHVLHKTWDKTTIPLPFGRSMIVCGEPVWVDENADEAQLEEKRMELTRQLNDATNRAYAALEAGK; encoded by the coding sequence TTGTCTGCTTCACGCGACCGTTCCGATGGCTTTGCAAAACGCTTGTGGCGTCGCATTCGCGGCCCACTTGCGCGTTCGGCTTTGGTCAAATCTGCACTCGTGCAGTTGATTGCCGGCTATCTGAAATTCGTGCGTTTGACTAACCCTCCTCGGACGGGTTCAGCAGATATCAAGGTTCTTTTGCGGGAGAACAACCCCTCCATCATAACCTTTTGGCATGGCCAGCACATTATGGCGCCTGTTGTGCGCCCGCATGATTTGTCTGTGGTTGCCATGTTTTCGCGCAGTGCAGATGCTGAACTTAATGCGCGTATCGCAGAAAAGTTCGGCTTTATCACGGTGCGCGGTTCCGGCGGGCGCAGCGAAGGAAATTCAGCGAAAAAAGGTGGTGCGCGCGCACTTCTGACATTGAAAAGTGCGCTGAAAAAGGGACAATCTGCATCAATGATTGCCGATATTGCACATGGCACGGCGAGGGAAGCTGGCGAGGGTATCATTTTGCTGGCCAAACTCTCAGGCCGACCGATACTGCCTTTTGCATATGCATTTTCGCGCAATCACGTTTTGCATAAGACATGGGATAAGACCACTATTCCTTTACCGTTCGGGCGCTCGATGATTGTATGCGGAGAGCCTGTCTGGGTGGATGAAAATGCGGATGAGGCACAATTGGAAGAAAAGCGCATGGAACTGACGCGACAACTGAATGACGCGACAAATAGAGCCTATGCTGCATTGGAGGCAGGTAAATGA
- a CDS encoding DUF4170 domain-containing protein, with amino-acid sequence MSVEGDKKQLLHLVFGGELTKLGTVQFRDLDKLDVVGIYPDYESAKTAWKSKAQQTVDNAHMRYFIVHLHRLLDPEGVDLKAE; translated from the coding sequence ATGAGCGTTGAAGGCGACAAGAAGCAGCTTCTTCATCTGGTGTTTGGCGGTGAGCTGACAAAGCTTGGAACTGTTCAGTTTCGTGATCTCGATAAACTCGATGTCGTTGGGATATATCCAGATTATGAATCGGCTAAGACTGCATGGAAATCGAAGGCTCAGCAGACAGTTGATAATGCACATATGCGCTATTTTATCGTGCATCTGCACCGTTTGCTGGACCCGGAAGGTGTTGATCTGAAAGCGGAATAA
- a CDS encoding 3'(2'),5'-bisphosphate nucleotidase CysQ — MPEIEKRKDIQNELELLRHAAREAGRIAMRYFGQSPEVWFKEGQSPVSEADFAVDTYLKQVLLEARPDYGWISEETTDDRTLQHRRRAFVVDPIDGTRAFIGGQSQWCVSVAVVEDGKPIAGVLQCPVLSEVIEAGKGFGASQNGLPIQTRLPPPGEKISMASAKRMVDVLPDGWRDRVIVHPYVPSLAYRIAMVARGDIAGTFIRPNSHDWDLAAADLILSESGGALLGHDARPIIYGGPTLQHGALVASSGNLLQEMLSVVADWPLS, encoded by the coding sequence TTGCCGGAAATTGAGAAGCGAAAAGATATTCAGAACGAGCTGGAACTGTTGCGTCATGCCGCGCGTGAGGCAGGTCGCATCGCCATGCGTTATTTCGGGCAGTCACCGGAGGTATGGTTCAAAGAAGGTCAGTCGCCGGTTAGCGAAGCCGATTTCGCTGTCGATACCTATCTCAAGCAGGTTCTTCTTGAAGCGCGGCCTGACTACGGCTGGATTTCAGAGGAGACGACCGATGACCGTACGCTACAGCACCGTCGTCGTGCTTTTGTTGTTGATCCCATTGATGGAACCCGTGCCTTCATTGGTGGTCAGTCACAATGGTGTGTAAGTGTTGCCGTCGTAGAAGATGGCAAGCCAATCGCAGGCGTCCTGCAATGTCCGGTGCTTAGCGAAGTTATCGAGGCTGGAAAAGGCTTTGGCGCGTCGCAGAATGGTCTGCCGATCCAAACACGATTGCCGCCACCGGGTGAAAAAATATCCATGGCGTCAGCAAAACGAATGGTGGATGTGTTGCCAGATGGTTGGCGTGATCGTGTGATTGTTCATCCTTATGTGCCATCTCTTGCCTATCGGATTGCAATGGTGGCGCGGGGTGATATTGCTGGCACCTTCATTCGGCCCAATTCGCATGATTGGGACTTGGCAGCAGCCGATCTTATCTTAAGTGAGTCGGGCGGGGCGCTTCTTGGTCATGACGCTCGACCGATTATTTATGGTGGACCGACGCTGCAACATGGGGCATTGGTGGCATCCAGCGGCAACCTTTTACAGGAAATGTTGAGTGTTGTCGCGGACTGGCCATTGAGCTAA
- a CDS encoding TldD/PmbA family protein, with the protein MISDNSSGKLVDRAAQLVAAAKRAGADHADAVVIRARSVSVSVRLGKVEGTDSSESDDFSLRVFVGRRIASVSANAGSDPDRLAERAVAMARVAPEDPFEQLADPDLLVKQPRSLDLFDATEVDTARLTADALLTEEAARAVAGVTNSGGAGASRSMGGLVLVTSSGFSGEYAATRFGRSVSAIAGEGTKMERDYDFSSRLHFADLETPENIGRSAGERAVRRLGARQVKTGPVNVVFDPRLARGIAGHLASGINGASVARKTSFLRDSMGKQILKSGINVTDNPLRVRGSSSRPFDGEGIEGQPLTMVEDGVLRHWLLSGSSARELGLVGNGRGVRSGSGVSPASTNFAIEPGEDTPEALIRALGTGFYVTEVFGQGVDMITGQYSRGASGFWIENGELAYPVSEVTIASNLKDMFLNMTPASDIDRNFGMAAPTLVIEGMTLAGN; encoded by the coding sequence ATGATTTCAGACAATTCATCGGGTAAACTTGTTGATCGCGCGGCACAGCTCGTGGCTGCTGCAAAGCGCGCCGGAGCGGATCATGCTGACGCAGTTGTGATCCGAGCCCGCTCGGTGAGTGTTTCTGTCCGGCTTGGCAAGGTTGAGGGAACCGATTCGTCGGAGAGTGATGACTTTTCCCTGCGTGTCTTTGTGGGCCGCCGCATCGCCAGTGTTTCGGCCAATGCAGGCAGCGATCCCGACAGATTGGCAGAGCGTGCGGTGGCCATGGCTCGCGTTGCGCCTGAAGATCCGTTTGAGCAATTGGCCGATCCGGATTTGCTTGTTAAGCAGCCACGCAGCCTCGATCTCTTTGACGCCACTGAGGTTGATACTGCGCGGCTGACAGCCGATGCACTTTTAACGGAAGAGGCAGCACGCGCAGTTGCCGGTGTTACCAATTCGGGTGGCGCTGGCGCATCGCGTAGCATGGGCGGTCTGGTGCTTGTGACATCTTCCGGCTTCTCGGGCGAATATGCTGCGACGCGTTTTGGCCGTTCTGTTTCTGCTATCGCAGGCGAGGGCACGAAGATGGAGCGCGATTACGACTTCAGCTCACGCCTTCATTTTGCGGATCTCGAAACGCCTGAAAATATTGGACGAAGCGCAGGTGAACGAGCAGTTCGGCGTTTGGGTGCAAGGCAGGTTAAAACAGGGCCTGTCAATGTTGTGTTCGATCCGCGACTGGCGCGCGGAATCGCAGGGCATCTTGCAAGTGGGATCAATGGTGCTTCTGTCGCACGTAAAACCAGTTTTTTGCGTGACAGCATGGGTAAGCAAATTTTGAAGTCGGGAATAAATGTCACCGATAATCCCTTGCGGGTTCGTGGATCGTCGTCCCGCCCATTCGATGGCGAAGGCATTGAAGGCCAGCCGCTGACTATGGTTGAGGATGGGGTGCTAAGGCATTGGCTCCTCTCTGGTTCAAGTGCGCGGGAACTTGGTCTTGTCGGTAATGGACGTGGTGTTCGTTCAGGTTCGGGCGTGTCTCCCGCCTCAACCAATTTTGCGATTGAGCCGGGTGAAGACACGCCGGAAGCGCTCATTCGTGCGCTTGGTACTGGTTTTTATGTAACAGAAGTTTTTGGCCAGGGCGTTGATATGATCACAGGGCAATATAGCCGTGGTGCATCTGGTTTCTGGATCGAGAATGGTGAATTGGCTTATCCTGTGAGTGAAGTGACGATAGCTTCCAATCTTAAAGATATGTTCCTTAATATGACTCCTGCGTCCGATATTGATCGGAATTTCGGCATGGCGGCTCCGACACTCGTAATCGAAGGCATGACCCTTGCCGGAAATTGA